In Paracoccus aerodenitrificans, the following are encoded in one genomic region:
- a CDS encoding ribonuclease T2 translates to MRIAAVLIAIALFFAAPASAQQHRAGEFDYYVMALSWSPSWCRSTGDQRNAAQCDPGGKVDFVLHGLWPQYEEGWPENCRTDERDPSRRETQAMADIMSSGGLAWYQWQKHGRCSGLSAADYYQISREAFRSVTLPDYFVDLDRDISIPPELIEEAFIEFNPELTADGITVTCRNEDLQEIRICLTRDLQPRDCAPDVRRDCSRNSVIMEKVR, encoded by the coding sequence ATGCGCATCGCCGCCGTCCTGATCGCCATCGCTCTTTTTTTCGCTGCGCCAGCCAGTGCTCAGCAGCATCGCGCGGGCGAATTCGATTATTACGTCATGGCGCTGAGTTGGTCGCCAAGCTGGTGCCGCTCGACGGGCGATCAACGCAACGCGGCGCAATGCGACCCCGGCGGCAAGGTTGATTTCGTGCTGCACGGACTGTGGCCGCAATATGAGGAAGGCTGGCCGGAAAATTGCCGCACCGATGAACGCGACCCTTCACGGCGTGAGACGCAGGCAATGGCCGATATCATGAGCTCGGGCGGGTTGGCATGGTATCAATGGCAGAAGCATGGAAGATGCTCGGGCCTGTCAGCGGCGGATTACTATCAAATCTCGCGCGAGGCATTCCGCTCGGTGACATTGCCCGATTATTTCGTCGATCTGGACCGGGATATCTCGATCCCGCCCGAATTGATTGAGGAGGCGTTCATCGAATTCAATCCCGAACTGACCGCCGACGGGATCACCGTCACCTGCCGGAACGAGGATCTGCAGGAAATCCGCATCTGCCTGACGCGCGATCTGCAACCCCGCGACTGCGCCCCCGATGTGCGCCGGGATTGCAGCCGCAATTCGGTGATCATGGAAAAGGTACGCTGA